One window of the Candidatus Oleimmundimicrobium sp. genome contains the following:
- a CDS encoding TIGR03960 family B12-binding radical SAM protein, translating to MKSLWPKIENILSSIERPVRYIDNEWNVKRKIPQSGDVVFALAYPDVYEVGMSNLGLQILYEILSEKKDVVIERVYAPWVDMEEKMREKNLPLFTLESHFLVNECDIFGFTLQYEMTFTNILNMLDLAGIPLLAKDRKDNYPLIIGGGPCAFNPEPLASFFDLFALGDGEDLVYEIINKFKKLKKKGAKKQDILKSLAKIEGIYVPSLYKVDYHSSGLIKNIKPISKEAPKIVKKRLIEDLNLAKFPVAPVVPLTEVIHDRCSLEITRGCTRGCRFCQAGMIYRPARERSLSKLESLSKELLKNTGYDEISLVSLSSSDYSEIETLVSDLASQYGESGIAISLPSLRMDTFSIGLAEHLARRKEGAQRVKRPGLTFAPEAGTQRLRDVINKNLTEEDIISTAELAFKNGWRRLKLYFMIGLPTETQEDLQGIINLVNKVVDLGLKIIPPKERHKFKVNISVASFVPKSHTSFQWVGQNKLDQLLEKQDFLKKHLRGRYVSFKWHEAKLGIIEGVIARGDRRIAGVIKRAWELGCKFDAWREYFDFSKWEKALEEEGLSIDFYANRQRSIDEILPWEHISPGVTKDYLKSEYEKALQQRLTEDCRFSFCNNCGVCQKVKSENLKIKKAKSRGQKVENRRLKSQKITEKTHQPIYRLRIKYGKLGKLKFISHLDLISTIEKSLKRANFPLILTEGFNPRVKVSYGPPLPVGVSSESEYGDIFLSKKLSLKEAVLLLNTTLPDGLNIYQAEYTPLPEPSITKFVNFAKYQIEIEISSLEVKDIESQINTLLSQKELKFTKKGKEKVLLTKQAISCIEIVDFKLGEVTINALLSIGDLGSTRPDLLIKLLFSGVKCGGGYKILNIHRTGLYAKISNEFYDPMGMKLKQN from the coding sequence TTGAAGAGTCTTTGGCCAAAAATTGAAAATATTTTATCTTCAATTGAGAGACCGGTTAGATATATAGATAATGAGTGGAACGTAAAAAGGAAAATACCTCAATCAGGCGATGTAGTTTTTGCTTTAGCTTATCCGGATGTTTATGAAGTGGGGATGTCGAATTTAGGGCTCCAAATTCTTTACGAAATTTTAAGCGAGAAAAAAGATGTTGTTATTGAGCGTGTTTATGCTCCCTGGGTGGATATGGAAGAGAAAATGCGGGAGAAAAATCTTCCCCTTTTTACTCTTGAGTCACATTTTTTAGTCAACGAGTGTGATATTTTTGGTTTTACACTTCAATATGAGATGACTTTTACAAATATTCTTAATATGCTTGATTTAGCCGGGATTCCTCTTTTAGCTAAAGATAGAAAAGATAATTATCCCTTAATTATTGGCGGTGGCCCATGTGCTTTTAATCCAGAACCCCTTGCATCATTTTTTGATCTCTTTGCTTTAGGGGACGGGGAGGATTTGGTTTATGAAATTATAAATAAATTTAAGAAATTAAAGAAAAAAGGAGCTAAAAAGCAAGACATACTGAAGTCTTTAGCTAAGATAGAGGGTATCTATGTTCCATCATTATATAAAGTTGACTATCATTCTTCCGGGCTTATAAAAAATATAAAGCCAATTTCTAAAGAAGCACCAAAGATAGTTAAAAAGAGATTAATTGAAGATTTAAATTTAGCAAAATTTCCGGTAGCCCCGGTAGTTCCACTTACTGAGGTTATACACGATAGATGTTCTCTAGAAATTACGAGAGGTTGTACCAGGGGATGTAGATTTTGTCAGGCCGGGATGATTTATCGTCCCGCAAGGGAGCGTTCTTTAAGTAAGCTCGAAAGTTTATCTAAAGAGCTGTTAAAAAATACCGGTTATGATGAAATATCCCTTGTTTCCCTTAGCAGCAGTGATTACAGTGAAATTGAAACATTGGTTTCTGATTTAGCAAGTCAATATGGAGAAAGTGGTATTGCTATTTCTCTTCCGTCTTTACGAATGGATACATTTTCAATAGGTCTTGCAGAGCATCTTGCGCGTAGAAAAGAAGGGGCTCAACGTGTTAAAAGACCTGGTCTTACGTTTGCTCCTGAAGCTGGAACGCAACGGCTTAGAGATGTCATAAACAAAAATTTAACTGAAGAAGATATAATTTCAACGGCCGAATTGGCTTTTAAAAATGGATGGAGAAGGCTCAAGCTCTACTTTATGATAGGTTTACCTACGGAAACTCAGGAAGATTTACAGGGAATAATCAATTTAGTAAATAAGGTTGTAGATTTAGGATTAAAGATTATTCCACCTAAAGAAAGGCACAAATTTAAAGTAAATATAAGTGTTGCCTCTTTTGTGCCAAAATCTCATACTTCTTTTCAGTGGGTTGGTCAAAACAAATTAGACCAATTGTTGGAAAAACAGGATTTTTTAAAGAAGCATTTACGGGGAAGATATGTTTCTTTTAAATGGCATGAGGCAAAACTAGGCATAATTGAAGGGGTTATAGCAAGAGGTGACCGGCGTATTGCCGGTGTAATTAAAAGAGCTTGGGAGTTGGGTTGTAAATTTGATGCCTGGAGGGAGTATTTTGATTTTTCAAAGTGGGAGAAGGCTCTGGAAGAAGAAGGGCTGTCTATTGATTTCTATGCGAATCGGCAACGCTCTATCGATGAAATTTTACCCTGGGAGCATATAAGCCCCGGGGTTACTAAGGACTATCTTAAATCCGAATACGAAAAAGCACTTCAACAAAGATTAACGGAAGATTGTCGTTTTAGCTTCTGCAATAACTGCGGGGTTTGTCAAAAAGTTAAAAGTGAAAATTTAAAGATTAAAAAAGCAAAAAGCAGAGGGCAAAAAGTAGAAAACAGGAGACTAAAAAGCCAAAAAATAACGGAGAAAACCCATCAACCAATATATAGATTGAGGATAAAATATGGTAAATTGGGAAAATTAAAATTCATATCACATCTTGACCTTATATCTACTATTGAAAAGTCTTTAAAAAGAGCAAATTTTCCATTAATTTTGACTGAAGGGTTTAACCCAAGAGTTAAAGTTTCTTACGGGCCTCCTCTTCCAGTTGGAGTGAGCAGCGAGTCTGAATATGGGGACATATTTTTAAGCAAAAAGCTTTCATTAAAAGAAGCGGTACTTTTGTTAAACACAACGCTTCCTGATGGTTTAAATATTTACCAAGCAGAATACACACCTCTACCTGAACCTTCAATAACAAAATTTGTAAATTTTGCTAAATATCAAATAGAAATAGAAATCTCGTCGTTAGAAGTTAAAGATATTGAAAGTCAAATTAATACCTTGTTGTCTCAAAAAGAACTTAAATTTACAAAGAAAGGAAAAGAAAAAGTTTTATTAACAAAACAGGCAATTTCTTGTATTGAAATTGTCGATTTTAAATTGGGGGAAGTGACCATTAATGCCTTATTGTCTATCGGAGACTTAGGAAGCACGCGCCCTGATTTGTTAATCAAATTACTTTTTAGCGGGGTTAAATGTGGCGGAGGTTACAAAATATTAAATATTCATCGTACTGGCTTGTATGCTAAAATAAGTAATGAATTTTATGACCCTATGGGTATGAAGCTGAAACAAAATTAA
- a CDS encoding Rne/Rng family ribonuclease, with protein sequence MDAEIKEMMISADEDEVRVAIVEDSKLAEIYIERIDTHSIVGNVYLGKVKDVLPGMEASFIDIGLRKNAFLYVDEVLFSEEEMESTTPLKIQHMLKKGQDVLIQVTREPMGTKGARVTTFISLAGKYLVLMPYGDVLGVSKRLPEEEKKKLKEFGKKIKPKNMGLIIRTAAEGAKLDDLKKDLNYLKRAWNMIKTKADRSKSPNLIYSEEELALKMVRDVFASDFQRLIIDCPQRYKKIMSYLKKTNPEFRSKVQLYKDSMPLFDKFNINSQIESSLNRKVWLRSGGHISIDPTEALTAIDVNTGKYVGKTSLGETIFKTNLEAADEVARQIRLRDIGGIVVIDFIDMIDPRHRKKLFQAFNNALACDRTKSKVVEISKLGLAEMTRKNVSEGIMDILYETCSCCKGTGKIPSKETIFINLKRKLYAFCVSNPERAFLFKIHPDVADFVIGKNQEKLQKLQKRARKIVYIVEDSSVPSGDFELVVKGSRTDVRKIYINLMKTID encoded by the coding sequence ATGGATGCAGAAATTAAAGAAATGATGATTAGCGCGGACGAGGATGAGGTTCGTGTGGCAATTGTTGAAGATTCAAAACTTGCTGAAATTTATATTGAGCGAATTGATACTCATTCTATTGTTGGAAATGTTTATTTAGGTAAAGTAAAAGATGTTTTACCTGGGATGGAAGCCTCTTTTATTGATATCGGGCTAAGAAAAAACGCTTTTTTATATGTAGATGAAGTTCTTTTTTCTGAAGAAGAAATGGAGTCTACTACTCCTTTAAAAATTCAACATATGCTTAAAAAAGGTCAAGATGTTTTAATCCAAGTGACACGAGAACCCATGGGAACTAAGGGGGCAAGAGTTACAACTTTTATTAGTCTGGCGGGTAAATACCTTGTCTTAATGCCTTACGGCGATGTGCTTGGAGTTTCAAAGCGTCTTCCCGAAGAAGAAAAGAAGAAATTGAAGGAGTTTGGAAAGAAGATTAAACCGAAAAATATGGGGTTGATTATAAGAACCGCAGCCGAGGGAGCCAAGCTTGATGATTTAAAGAAAGATTTGAACTATTTAAAACGAGCATGGAATATGATTAAAACAAAGGCCGACCGGAGCAAATCACCTAACTTGATTTATTCTGAAGAAGAACTTGCCTTAAAAATGGTAAGGGATGTATTTGCTTCAGATTTTCAGCGTCTAATTATCGATTGTCCGCAAAGATATAAAAAGATAATGAGTTATTTAAAAAAAACAAACCCGGAGTTTAGGAGTAAGGTCCAGCTATATAAGGACAGTATGCCTCTTTTTGATAAATTTAATATTAACTCTCAAATTGAAAGTTCATTAAATAGAAAAGTTTGGCTTCGTTCAGGAGGCCATATAAGCATTGATCCAACAGAAGCTCTTACAGCGATTGATGTTAATACAGGAAAATATGTTGGCAAAACAAGTTTGGGAGAGACGATATTTAAAACAAATCTTGAGGCGGCTGATGAAGTTGCTCGTCAAATTCGTCTCAGAGATATAGGCGGCATTGTTGTTATCGATTTTATAGATATGATTGATCCGCGGCATAGAAAAAAGCTGTTTCAAGCATTTAACAACGCTCTTGCTTGTGATAGAACAAAGAGCAAAGTTGTTGAGATATCCAAATTAGGTTTAGCTGAAATGACGAGGAAGAATGTTTCAGAAGGAATAATGGATATTTTGTATGAAACTTGTTCTTGCTGTAAGGGTACGGGCAAAATTCCTTCAAAAGAAACTATTTTTATAAATCTTAAAAGAAAATTATATGCGTTTTGCGTTTCGAATCCCGAAAGAGCTTTTTTATTTAAAATACATCCCGATGTGGCTGATTTTGTGATTGGCAAAAATCAGGAAAAATTACAGAAATTGCAAAAGCGGGCAAGGAAGATAGTATATATTGTTGAGGATTCAAGTGTTCCAAGTGGTGATTTTGAATTGGTTGTAAAGGGCTCCAGAACAGACGTAAGGAAAATTTATATAAATTTAATGAAAACCATTGATTGA
- the rplU gene encoding 50S ribosomal protein L21, producing MTWKDSCDIITSCVNIKGELALYALIKFGGKQYKVVAGEVVLLEKVDGNVGDSIELKDIIFVADEDKKMVESSDLSKANVKGTIVEQAKGNKVIIYKHKAKKGYRRKRGHRQLLTKVMIDEISIGEKKSKAPERAKIVTKKEVKVPTIKKAPTKAVKKVVAKPAKKTAVKSSTKKTTKKSSVSKKSSTSKSKTASKPKSK from the coding sequence TTGACATGGAAAGATTCGTGCGATATTATTACTTCTTGTGTAAATATAAAGGGGGAGTTGGCTCTGTACGCGTTAATTAAATTTGGAGGAAAACAGTATAAGGTTGTAGCGGGGGAAGTTGTATTGCTAGAAAAGGTTGATGGAAATGTTGGCGATTCAATTGAACTCAAAGATATAATTTTTGTGGCAGACGAAGACAAGAAGATGGTGGAATCAAGCGACTTGTCAAAAGCTAATGTCAAAGGCACCATCGTTGAGCAAGCAAAAGGAAACAAGGTAATCATTTATAAACACAAAGCTAAAAAAGGTTACCGACGGAAAAGAGGCCATCGCCAACTTTTAACTAAAGTAATGATTGATGAGATTTCAATTGGCGAGAAGAAATCTAAAGCTCCCGAAAGAGCAAAGATAGTTACAAAAAAAGAAGTAAAAGTGCCAACAATTAAAAAGGCACCAACAAAAGCGGTAAAAAAAGTTGTGGCTAAACCAGCCAAGAAAACGGCGGTTAAGTCGTCAACAAAAAAGACAACTAAAAAATCTTCGGTTTCAAAAAAGAGCTCGACAAGTAAATCAAAAACTGCGAGCAAACCAAAGTCTAAATAG
- the rpmA gene encoding 50S ribosomal protein L27: MAHKKGLGSSRNGRDSNAQRLGIKRFGGETVTAGSILVRQRGTKFKPGLNVGRGCDDTLFAKIDGTVKFYKSKSGKKIDIIANV; this comes from the coding sequence ATGGCTCATAAAAAGGGATTAGGAAGTAGTCGAAACGGAAGAGATAGTAACGCGCAAAGATTAGGCATAAAGAGATTTGGCGGGGAGACTGTTACAGCTGGAAGCATTCTTGTTAGGCAAAGAGGAACTAAGTTTAAACCCGGTTTAAATGTGGGTCGGGGTTGTGACGACACTCTTTTTGCAAAAATTGATGGTACGGTTAAGTTTTATAAGAGTAAAAGTGGCAAGAAAATAGACATTATAGCCAATGTTTAA
- the obgE gene encoding GTPase ObgE, protein MFIDEAKIFVKSGDGGNGCMSFHREKYKPKGKPDGGDAGSGGNVILEVNEGLRTLMDFHYKRHFTAKKGEHGQGNNKHGANGADIVLRVPPGTVVKNLNGEIIFDLIKKGQKVVVAHGGRGGRGNTHFVTSTRKLPRFAEKGEKGEESWILLELKLLADVGLIGYPNVGKSTLISRISAAKPKIANYPFTTKVPNLGVVSLPEHKSFVVADIPGLIEGAHEGAGLGHAFLRHVSRTAILVHVVDLAQVEGRDFEDDFEKVNKELYLYNSELARRPQIIAGNKIDIEQGRENLKKAIKYFKKRDYPFFPISAVTGEGLDGLLWEVEKILQESEHVLEIKEQKTHKVFSFNKKQNDKEFTILKKDDVFLVKGKLIERIVAMTDFDNEEAVSYLQDRINKIGLEKKLIQAGVRDGDVVMIGSVTFDFHPLET, encoded by the coding sequence ATGTTTATCGATGAAGCAAAGATATTTGTTAAAAGTGGTGACGGTGGAAACGGTTGCATGAGTTTTCATCGCGAAAAATATAAGCCCAAAGGGAAACCGGATGGTGGTGATGCCGGCTCGGGCGGAAACGTGATATTGGAGGTCAATGAGGGTCTTAGAACCTTGATGGATTTTCATTATAAACGTCACTTTACGGCAAAAAAAGGAGAACACGGTCAAGGAAACAATAAGCATGGGGCAAATGGCGCCGATATTGTTCTTCGAGTCCCTCCGGGGACCGTTGTGAAAAATTTAAATGGTGAAATCATCTTTGATCTTATCAAAAAAGGTCAAAAAGTAGTTGTTGCTCATGGAGGAAGAGGAGGCAGAGGAAATACGCATTTTGTAACGTCTACTCGAAAATTACCCAGATTTGCCGAGAAAGGGGAAAAAGGCGAAGAAAGTTGGATATTGCTTGAGCTTAAATTGCTTGCTGATGTTGGTTTAATTGGTTATCCAAATGTCGGGAAATCTACGTTGATAAGTCGTATTTCGGCTGCCAAACCAAAGATAGCAAATTACCCCTTTACAACTAAGGTTCCCAACTTAGGTGTTGTAAGCCTTCCAGAGCATAAAAGTTTTGTTGTTGCCGACATACCCGGTTTAATTGAAGGAGCGCACGAGGGGGCTGGTTTGGGGCATGCTTTTTTGCGTCATGTATCTCGGACTGCAATCTTAGTGCACGTTGTTGATCTTGCTCAAGTTGAAGGTAGGGATTTTGAAGACGATTTTGAAAAGGTAAATAAGGAACTTTATCTATATAATTCTGAACTTGCAAGACGACCGCAAATTATAGCCGGCAATAAGATAGATATTGAGCAAGGTAGGGAAAACTTAAAAAAAGCTATTAAGTATTTTAAGAAACGTGATTATCCTTTTTTCCCAATCTCTGCGGTAACGGGCGAAGGGTTGGACGGGCTTCTTTGGGAAGTTGAAAAAATATTGCAGGAGTCTGAACATGTCTTGGAAATTAAAGAACAAAAAACTCACAAAGTCTTTTCCTTCAACAAGAAACAAAACGATAAAGAATTTACAATTTTAAAAAAAGATGATGTTTTTTTAGTAAAAGGCAAGTTGATTGAGCGGATAGTGGCCATGACGGATTTTGACAACGAAGAGGCAGTAAGTTACCTTCAAGATAGGATTAATAAAATAGGGCTTGAGAAAAAGCTAATTCAAGCCGGGGTACGTGACGGCGATGTTGTAATGATTGGCTCTGTTACGTTTGACTTTCATCCTCTGGAGACTTAA
- the proB gene encoding glutamate 5-kinase, with amino-acid sequence MERKHLSGRKKIVVKIGTSLITTSSGRLNSKQMESLVNQVAMLRKQGHLILVVTSGAIAAGIECLGLKSRPKEIPKLQAAASVGQGLLVERYANLFNKYNLKVGQVLVTQFDVTHRQQYLNTRNTLNKLFELGVVPVVNENDTTAIDEIKFGDNDTLAALVASLIKADLLILLSDIEGLYTADPRLRKDAKLVCEVEDITSEVESLAGGVGTKFGSGGMITKIQAGKIATFSGVCMIIADGRKPNVVLDIVDGRPVGTVFLPKKKKVSSKKLWIAFGHTSKGKIKIDNGAKKAIIEGGKSLLPAGTIDCFGKFSVGDSVDIVDLNGEIFAKGLTNFSSDEIKKIKGLRRGEVVKKLSEEASEEIIHRDCLVVLK; translated from the coding sequence ATGGAAAGAAAACATCTTAGTGGTAGAAAAAAAATTGTTGTTAAGATAGGCACTAGTTTGATTACGACCTCTTCCGGCCGATTGAATTCTAAACAGATGGAGAGTCTGGTGAATCAAGTGGCCATGTTGAGAAAGCAAGGCCACTTGATTCTTGTTGTAACTTCTGGGGCGATTGCGGCGGGCATTGAATGCTTGGGATTAAAATCTCGGCCAAAAGAAATTCCCAAACTTCAAGCAGCTGCTTCGGTTGGGCAAGGATTGTTGGTTGAGCGCTATGCTAATCTTTTCAATAAATATAATCTTAAAGTTGGGCAAGTTTTAGTAACTCAATTTGATGTTACCCATCGTCAACAATATTTAAACACTCGAAACACCCTCAATAAGCTCTTTGAGTTGGGAGTCGTCCCGGTTGTAAACGAGAACGATACCACGGCGATTGATGAGATAAAATTTGGTGACAACGATACATTGGCGGCGTTGGTAGCGAGTTTAATCAAAGCCGATCTTTTAATTTTGCTTTCTGATATCGAGGGTCTTTATACGGCTGATCCTCGTTTGCGCAAAGACGCGAAACTTGTTTGTGAGGTGGAGGATATAACCTCAGAGGTAGAATCTTTAGCTGGTGGCGTGGGGACTAAGTTTGGTTCAGGCGGCATGATAACGAAGATTCAAGCCGGCAAGATTGCCACATTTTCCGGTGTTTGTATGATTATAGCGGATGGAAGAAAACCTAACGTTGTTCTTGATATAGTTGACGGCCGGCCTGTGGGGACCGTTTTTCTTCCTAAAAAGAAAAAGGTTTCAAGCAAAAAACTCTGGATAGCATTTGGGCACACATCTAAAGGGAAAATTAAGATAGACAATGGCGCGAAGAAAGCCATTATTGAAGGAGGAAAGAGCTTACTTCCCGCGGGAACAATAGATTGTTTTGGAAAATTTAGCGTTGGAGATTCAGTTGATATTGTAGATTTAAATGGTGAGATTTTTGCGAAAGGACTTACAAACTTTAGTTCTGACGAAATTAAAAAAATTAAAGGTTTAAGAAGAGGTGAAGTTGTTAAAAAACTTTCCGAGGAAGCAAGTGAAGAGATAATTCACAGAGATTGTTTGGTAGTTTTAAAGTAG
- a CDS encoding glutamate-5-semialdehyde dehydrogenase, translating into MSEVLELGKKAKKASVKLANISTEIKNRALRAMADALITNTKEIIEINKKDLEEGKKRNFTKALIDRLLLNEARIEDMAKGLREVAFLKDPVGEIIKGWKLPNELEILQVRVPLGVIGIIYEARPNVTVDAAGLCVKSGNAVILRGGSVAINSNLILTNILADAGVKEGLPENSIQSVLTTDRAAVTELMKMHDYVDVLIPRGGASLIQSVIENSTVPVIKTGLGNCHIYVDKLANLSMAEKIVINAKCQRPGVCNAAETLLVHKDVAKIFLPKILKELQERNVEVFGCPVTCSVYPGVNKATEEDWKTEYLDLKMAVKVMESLDEAILHIQKYGTNHSEAIVTEDYSAAKRFTEEVDAAAVYVNASTRFTDGGEYGLGAEVGISTQKLHARGPMGLQALTSTKYVVYGEGQVRS; encoded by the coding sequence ATGAGTGAAGTTTTAGAGCTAGGGAAGAAAGCCAAGAAAGCATCGGTAAAGCTTGCAAACATTTCTACTGAGATAAAAAATCGTGCTTTGCGTGCAATGGCGGATGCTTTAATTACAAATACCAAGGAAATTATTGAAATCAACAAAAAAGATTTAGAAGAAGGCAAAAAAAGAAACTTTACCAAGGCGTTAATTGATAGATTGCTTTTAAACGAAGCTCGTATAGAAGATATGGCGAAGGGGCTTAGAGAGGTAGCTTTCTTAAAAGATCCGGTTGGTGAAATAATAAAAGGTTGGAAGTTGCCAAATGAGCTTGAGATATTGCAGGTCAGAGTTCCCTTAGGTGTAATTGGAATAATTTACGAAGCGAGGCCAAACGTAACTGTTGACGCGGCGGGACTTTGCGTTAAATCAGGCAATGCAGTTATCTTGCGCGGTGGTTCAGTAGCTATAAATTCAAACCTTATTTTAACTAATATCCTTGCAGATGCGGGAGTTAAAGAAGGGCTTCCCGAAAATAGTATCCAATCTGTTTTAACTACGGACAGGGCCGCTGTTACTGAATTAATGAAGATGCACGACTACGTTGATGTTTTAATCCCCAGAGGGGGAGCATCTTTAATTCAATCCGTGATTGAAAATTCAACCGTTCCGGTAATAAAAACCGGCCTTGGTAATTGTCATATATATGTAGATAAGTTGGCAAATTTAAGCATGGCTGAAAAAATTGTGATAAATGCAAAATGTCAGCGTCCCGGTGTTTGCAACGCGGCCGAAACTTTGCTTGTCCACAAAGATGTAGCTAAAATTTTTCTTCCTAAAATTTTAAAAGAACTTCAGGAAAGGAATGTTGAAGTTTTTGGTTGTCCCGTTACATGTTCTGTTTATCCCGGAGTGAATAAAGCAACCGAGGAAGATTGGAAAACCGAATATTTAGATTTAAAGATGGCTGTTAAAGTGATGGAATCTTTAGATGAGGCAATCTTGCATATTCAAAAATACGGGACCAATCATTCCGAAGCTATAGTAACCGAGGATTATTCCGCGGCAAAGAGATTTACGGAAGAGGTTGATGCTGCCGCGGTTTACGTTAATGCCTCAACACGATTTACTGATGGAGGAGAGTATGGTTTGGGGGCTGAAGTGGGAATAAGTACTCAAAAACTCCACGCCAGGGGTCCAATGGGATTGCAAGCTTTAACCTCTACGAAATATGTGGTCTATGGCGAAGGGCAGGTTCGTTCTTGA
- the nadD gene encoding nicotinate-nucleotide adenylyltransferase, with protein MTQKKSIKIGIMGGTFDPIHNGHLVTAEEALVQFKLDKVIFVPAGQPPHKEVRKSLDSVERYLMTVIATASNPDFEVSKIEIDKEGPSYTIDTVREFREIYGDEAEIYFITGADAILEIITWRDAKKLAKMCKFIAATRPGYCLKKFKELHVIPNENKEPEPGKLKVYIMEIPALAISSTDIRHRVLHGYSIKYLMPEGVANYVLKRKFYR; from the coding sequence TTGACACAAAAAAAATCAATTAAGATTGGCATAATGGGGGGCACGTTTGACCCCATCCATAATGGTCATTTAGTTACAGCTGAAGAAGCCTTAGTTCAATTTAAACTGGATAAGGTGATTTTTGTACCCGCCGGGCAACCTCCTCATAAAGAAGTAAGAAAATCCTTAGATTCGGTTGAACGTTATCTTATGACGGTTATTGCAACAGCTTCAAATCCTGATTTTGAAGTATCAAAAATCGAGATTGATAAAGAAGGCCCCTCATATACGATAGATACGGTTCGAGAATTTAGGGAGATTTATGGGGATGAAGCGGAAATATATTTTATTACCGGAGCTGATGCAATACTTGAGATTATTACTTGGCGAGATGCGAAAAAACTCGCTAAAATGTGCAAATTTATTGCTGCAACTCGACCGGGATATTGTCTGAAAAAATTTAAAGAACTACATGTTATTCCCAATGAAAACAAAGAGCCTGAACCCGGAAAACTGAAAGTTTATATAATGGAAATACCGGCTCTTGCTATTTCTTCAACTGATATCAGGCATCGCGTTTTACATGGTTATTCAATAAAGTATCTTATGCCTGAGGGTGTTGCAAATTATGTCCTTAAACGTAAATTTTATAGGTGA
- the yqeK gene encoding bis(5'-nucleosyl)-tetraphosphatase (symmetrical) YqeK: MRYSEEKILNLLSEWLDEKLFAHSLRVRNTAKEMAQKFGVDVKKAALAGLLHDYGKGIKKTDIIFEAKKLGLSINSAEEYDPYLLHAPVGARLIFSQLGIKDTDVMQAVSRHTVGEPFMSKLDMIVYIADMIEPTRSFPGLEEIRNLEGKQLIEVFELAYAHTLHYLIRNKKLIHPKSFEVWNWIQLSKEKEIY; this comes from the coding sequence TTGAGGTATAGCGAAGAAAAAATTTTAAATTTGCTTTCTGAGTGGTTGGATGAAAAGCTTTTTGCCCATAGCTTGAGAGTTAGAAATACGGCTAAAGAAATGGCTCAAAAGTTTGGGGTTGATGTTAAAAAAGCGGCTTTGGCCGGGTTACTTCATGACTACGGAAAGGGCATAAAAAAGACTGATATAATTTTTGAAGCAAAAAAACTTGGTCTTTCCATAAATAGTGCTGAAGAATATGATCCATATTTACTTCATGCCCCAGTTGGAGCAAGGTTAATCTTTTCTCAATTAGGAATTAAAGATACAGATGTTATGCAGGCGGTAAGCCGGCACACCGTAGGAGAGCCGTTTATGTCGAAGCTAGATATGATAGTATATATAGCTGACATGATTGAGCCGACTCGTTCTTTCCCTGGCTTGGAGGAGATTAGAAACCTTGAAGGGAAGCAGCTGATTGAAGTTTTTGAGTTGGCTTATGCTCATACTCTTCATTATTTAATAAGAAATAAAAAATTAATTCACCCTAAATCATTCGAGGTTTGGAATTGGATTCAACTATCAAAAGAAAAAGAGATATATTAA